In Pseudobythopirellula maris, a single window of DNA contains:
- a CDS encoding 3-keto-disaccharide hydrolase, which yields MPRTAAILCAAFGLLLSATTACLAQDNDGFAPLISVGDYTPHEEGEGGTFEGWTRRGGEASYHVEGDAIVGVSKPHTPNTFLCSDRQYDDFVLEFDVKVEPPLNSGVQIRSECFDEPQTVTVAGNDGEEKSMRIPAGRVHGYQVEIDPSERAWSAGIYDEARRGWLAKLEGDEHAEARAAFDPTGWNHYRIEAEGDHLRTWINGVPAADLTDGMTASGFIALQVHSIGGNPELVGKTVRWRNLRIKAAE from the coding sequence ATGCCCCGCACCGCCGCGATTCTCTGCGCCGCCTTCGGCCTTCTTCTCTCTGCGACCACCGCCTGTCTTGCGCAAGACAACGACGGCTTCGCGCCGCTGATCTCGGTGGGCGACTACACCCCGCACGAGGAGGGCGAGGGGGGGACGTTCGAGGGCTGGACCAGGCGCGGCGGAGAGGCGAGCTACCACGTCGAGGGCGACGCGATCGTTGGCGTTAGCAAGCCGCACACCCCCAACACCTTTCTCTGCTCCGACCGCCAGTACGACGACTTCGTGTTGGAGTTTGACGTCAAGGTTGAGCCGCCTCTCAACTCCGGCGTGCAGATCCGCAGCGAGTGCTTCGACGAGCCGCAGACGGTCACGGTCGCCGGCAACGACGGTGAGGAAAAGTCGATGCGCATCCCGGCCGGCCGGGTCCACGGCTACCAGGTCGAGATCGACCCGTCGGAGCGCGCCTGGTCGGCGGGCATCTACGACGAGGCCCGCCGCGGCTGGCTCGCCAAGCTCGAGGGCGACGAGCACGCCGAGGCCCGTGCGGCGTTCGACCCGACCGGCTGGAACCACTACCGCATTGAGGCCGAGGGCGACCACCTCCGCACCTGGATCAACGGCGTTCCCGCGGCCGACCTCACCGACGGCATGACCGCCTCGGGCTTCATCGCGCTGCAGGTCCACTCGATCGGCGGCAACCCGGAACTGGTGGGCAAAACGGTCCGCTGGCGGAACCTGCGCATCAAAGCCGCCGAGTAG
- a CDS encoding superoxide dismutase, Ni produces MTTQNAMRIALFVLAASSMSAAARQATAHCQVPCGIYGDERRFQEMLEDTETITKAIAQIGELSGTHDANGHNQLARWVSTKEDHASNVQEIIAQYFMAQRIKADDPEYGKKLKAAHAVIVAAMKTKQSAEPASAETLKKAILDLYRAYEGREPNFSHVEAPVKAKAA; encoded by the coding sequence ATGACCACCCAAAACGCGATGCGTATCGCTCTCTTCGTGTTGGCGGCCTCCTCGATGTCCGCGGCCGCCCGCCAAGCCACGGCCCACTGCCAGGTGCCTTGCGGCATCTACGGCGACGAGCGGCGTTTCCAGGAAATGCTCGAAGACACCGAGACGATCACCAAGGCGATCGCCCAAATCGGCGAGCTCTCCGGCACGCACGACGCGAACGGCCACAACCAGCTGGCCCGCTGGGTCTCGACCAAAGAGGACCACGCGAGCAACGTCCAAGAGATCATCGCCCAGTACTTCATGGCGCAGCGGATCAAGGCGGACGACCCGGAGTACGGCAAGAAGCTCAAGGCGGCGCACGCGGTGATCGTGGCGGCGATGAAGACCAAGCAGTCGGCCGAGCCGGCGTCGGCCGAGACGCTCAAGAAGGCGATCCTCGACCTGTACCGTGCGTACGAGGGCCGCGAGCCCAACTTCAGCCACGTCGAGGCGCCCGTCAAAGCGAAGGCGGCTTAA
- a CDS encoding DUF481 domain-containing protein, producing MQSQHPTRNNSIAVTLLVLAVSWPSAANAQNPYAQLLAELPAEQAVTPVAYQPQLADQPPASAYPETGYRATPYTDTASGAAAYVAMGQATPPPAPPAAAPTLFAPPAAPWASETIPTAPPVELVPVAGPSDPEAPAEASVTVSVVETPVVSEAAEPADETPESTAIAEPAQEVQWYSPTYWFGPTPWDSGYEIGLNGSSGTSESLSIRTGGYVKRKGDDYKLNSSLYYNKTTSNGVETQSNALLDMRYDWMFSDASPWSIFAMSQTFYDEFQTFDLNFNLNTGLGYQLLDEDWVELSTRIGAGASREVGGLDNAWVPEANFGFDYNQKLTETEKFYAKVDYFPELEDFGAYRVISDIGMEIELTVPSNVSLKISATDRYDSEPDGVHPHNLNYSVLLLWKL from the coding sequence ATGCAGTCTCAACACCCAACACGCAATAACTCCATCGCCGTCACGCTGCTCGTGTTGGCGGTGTCGTGGCCGAGCGCCGCGAACGCCCAGAATCCCTACGCGCAGTTGCTTGCAGAATTGCCAGCGGAGCAGGCGGTCACACCGGTTGCTTATCAGCCGCAGCTAGCAGACCAGCCGCCTGCCAGCGCGTACCCCGAGACCGGCTACCGCGCGACCCCTTACACGGATACGGCGAGCGGCGCGGCCGCCTACGTGGCGATGGGGCAAGCCACTCCACCGCCTGCTCCACCGGCCGCCGCACCCACGTTGTTCGCCCCTCCCGCTGCGCCGTGGGCGTCGGAAACGATCCCCACGGCCCCCCCGGTCGAGCTCGTCCCGGTAGCCGGGCCCAGCGATCCCGAGGCGCCGGCCGAAGCGAGCGTGACCGTCAGCGTGGTGGAAACGCCCGTAGTTTCTGAAGCGGCCGAACCGGCCGACGAGACGCCCGAATCGACCGCCATCGCCGAGCCGGCCCAAGAGGTCCAGTGGTACTCGCCGACCTATTGGTTCGGGCCAACGCCCTGGGACTCCGGCTACGAGATCGGCCTGAACGGCTCGAGCGGCACGAGCGAATCGCTCAGCATCCGCACGGGCGGCTACGTCAAACGCAAGGGCGACGACTACAAGCTCAACTCGAGCCTCTACTACAACAAAACCACGTCGAACGGCGTCGAGACGCAGAGCAACGCGTTGCTGGACATGCGTTACGACTGGATGTTCTCCGACGCGTCGCCGTGGAGCATCTTCGCGATGTCGCAAACGTTCTACGATGAGTTCCAAACGTTCGACCTGAACTTCAACCTGAACACCGGTCTCGGCTACCAGTTGCTCGACGAAGACTGGGTCGAACTATCCACGCGCATCGGCGCCGGCGCCTCGCGCGAGGTGGGCGGCCTCGACAACGCGTGGGTCCCGGAAGCGAACTTCGGTTTCGATTACAACCAGAAGTTGACCGAGACGGAAAAGTTCTACGCCAAGGTCGACTACTTTCCCGAGCTCGAGGACTTCGGGGCGTACCGTGTGATCTCCGACATCGGCATGGAGATCGAGCTCACCGTGCCGTCGAACGTGAGCCTCAAGATCTCGGCTACCGACCGGTACGACAGCGAGCCGGACGGTGTCCACCCGCACAATCTCAATTACTCGGTGCTCCTGCTCTGGAAGCTGTGA
- a CDS encoding BaiN/RdsA family NAD(P)/FAD-dependent oxidoreductase: MPDPPWDTIVLGAGAAGLLAAERSALRGRRTLLLEKNRKAGVKILMSGGTRCNLTQSCDRREIAEAFGAGKRFLYPALGRLGPDELVAMFEGEGLATKVEATGKVFPVSDRALDVQRTLLAMLARSGAELALDEPALEVDRRDDGFVVRTARRELRTHKLIICVGGQSYPGCGTVGDGYAWARHFGHTIVQPRPSLVPLTSAEPWLAELKGVTLDDVRVSVVCDDQKKPLAERRGGLLFTHFGLSGPAVMDVSRAVTERPQAGGWRLRCDFLPASSEEDLTNQIADNAAAEGRRGVLGLVSEWLPKRLAEALLDHARTPRDRNLAELAKGERSRLIEAIKRTPVALSGSLGFKKAEVTAGGVTLAEVNPKTLESRLAPGLHFAGEVLDLDGPIGGYNFTAAFATGALAGESV; encoded by the coding sequence ATGCCTGACCCTCCCTGGGACACCATCGTGCTAGGCGCCGGCGCCGCCGGCCTGCTGGCCGCCGAGCGGTCGGCCCTGCGCGGCCGGCGCACGCTGCTGCTGGAGAAGAACCGCAAGGCGGGGGTCAAGATCCTCATGTCGGGCGGCACACGCTGCAACCTCACGCAGAGTTGCGACCGGCGCGAGATCGCCGAGGCGTTTGGCGCCGGCAAGCGGTTCCTCTACCCCGCGCTCGGGCGGTTGGGGCCGGACGAGCTGGTCGCGATGTTCGAGGGCGAGGGGCTCGCCACCAAGGTCGAGGCCACGGGCAAGGTCTTTCCGGTGAGCGACCGCGCGCTCGACGTCCAGCGCACGCTGCTCGCGATGCTCGCCCGCAGCGGCGCCGAGCTAGCGCTCGATGAGCCGGCGCTCGAAGTCGACCGCCGCGACGACGGCTTCGTCGTACGGACCGCCCGGCGAGAGCTGCGAACGCACAAGCTCATCATCTGCGTCGGGGGGCAGTCTTACCCGGGGTGCGGCACGGTGGGCGACGGCTACGCCTGGGCCCGCCACTTCGGGCACACGATCGTGCAGCCGCGGCCGTCGCTCGTGCCGCTCACCTCGGCCGAGCCATGGCTCGCGGAGCTCAAAGGGGTGACGCTCGACGACGTTCGCGTGAGCGTCGTTTGCGACGATCAAAAAAAGCCGCTCGCCGAGCGGCGCGGCGGGCTGCTGTTCACCCACTTCGGCCTGTCGGGGCCAGCCGTGATGGACGTGAGCCGCGCCGTGACCGAGCGCCCCCAAGCGGGCGGCTGGCGGCTGCGGTGCGACTTCCTCCCCGCCAGCAGCGAAGAAGACCTGACGAATCAGATCGCCGATAACGCCGCCGCCGAGGGGCGCCGCGGCGTGCTGGGGCTCGTGTCGGAGTGGCTGCCGAAGCGGCTCGCCGAGGCGCTGCTGGACCACGCCCGCACGCCGCGCGACCGCAACCTGGCGGAGCTCGCCAAGGGGGAGCGATCGCGGCTGATCGAGGCGATCAAACGGACGCCGGTCGCGCTGAGCGGCTCGCTCGGCTTTAAGAAGGCGGAGGTGACGGCCGGCGGCGTGACGCTCGCCGAGGTGAACCCCAAGACCTTGGAGAGCCGACTGGCGCCGGGGCTGCACTTCGCCGGCGAGGTGCTCGATCTCGACGGCCCGATCGGCGGCTACAACTTCACCGCCGCGTTCGCCACCGGCGCGCTGGCGGGCGAGAGCGTGTGA
- the glgC gene encoding glucose-1-phosphate adenylyltransferase, producing MKDVLAVVLAGGKGSRLEPLTRDRAKPAVPFGGGYRIIDFTLSNCLNSGIRRVLLLTQYKAMSLDRHITLGWRGYFCRELGEFVDVVPPQQRIDEKWYQGTADAVYQNIYTLEKERPKHVVILAGDHIYKMDYEKMVAAHEASGADLTIGALRVTKEEATQFGVMQVDKSNRIVGFQEKPANPEPAPGDPDHCLASMGIYVFNSHFLFDELCKDAALPDSAHDFGKNIIPANIADRKVMAFPFKDENGKSDAYWRDVGTIDAYYEANLELTNVEPQLNLYDDHWPVRSFQPNLPPAKFVFDNDQGEAGPRRGEAVDSIVSSGAILSGGKAVKCVIGHGARVNSYASVEESILFSRVNIGRRSKIRRAIIDKDVEIPEGVEIGYDHDADRARGFTVTENGIVVIAKGDGVLPIS from the coding sequence ATGAAGGACGTTCTTGCTGTGGTGCTCGCCGGTGGTAAAGGCTCGAGACTCGAGCCGCTCACCCGTGACCGGGCCAAGCCGGCCGTGCCGTTTGGCGGCGGCTACCGGATTATCGATTTCACGCTGTCCAACTGCCTGAACAGCGGCATCCGGCGTGTGCTGCTGCTCACGCAGTACAAAGCGATGAGCCTCGACCGGCACATCACGCTCGGCTGGCGAGGCTACTTCTGCCGCGAGCTGGGCGAGTTTGTCGACGTCGTGCCGCCGCAGCAGCGGATCGACGAGAAGTGGTACCAGGGCACCGCCGACGCCGTTTACCAGAACATCTACACGCTCGAGAAAGAGCGTCCCAAGCACGTGGTGATCCTCGCCGGCGATCACATCTACAAGATGGACTACGAGAAGATGGTCGCCGCGCACGAGGCGAGCGGGGCCGACCTGACGATCGGCGCCCTGCGCGTCACGAAGGAGGAGGCCACCCAGTTCGGCGTGATGCAGGTCGACAAGTCGAACCGCATCGTCGGGTTCCAGGAGAAGCCGGCCAACCCCGAGCCGGCGCCCGGCGACCCCGACCACTGCCTCGCGTCGATGGGCATCTACGTCTTCAACTCCCACTTCTTGTTCGACGAGCTCTGCAAGGACGCCGCGCTGCCCGATTCGGCGCACGACTTCGGCAAGAACATCATCCCGGCGAACATCGCCGACCGCAAAGTGATGGCGTTCCCGTTCAAGGACGAGAACGGCAAGAGCGACGCCTACTGGCGCGACGTCGGCACGATCGACGCCTACTACGAGGCGAACCTCGAGCTCACCAACGTCGAACCGCAGCTGAACCTCTACGACGACCACTGGCCGGTCCGTTCCTTCCAGCCGAACCTGCCGCCCGCCAAGTTCGTGTTCGACAACGACCAGGGCGAGGCGGGCCCGCGTCGCGGTGAGGCGGTCGACAGCATCGTCTCGAGCGGCGCCATCCTCTCGGGCGGCAAGGCCGTCAAGTGCGTCATCGGCCACGGCGCCCGGGTGAACAGCTACGCCTCGGTCGAGGAGTCGATCTTGTTCTCGCGCGTGAACATCGGCCGCCGCTCGAAGATCCGCCGCGCGATCATCGACAAAGACGTCGAGATCCCCGAAGGCGTGGAGATCGGCTACGACCACGACGCCGACCGAGCCCGTGGCTTCACGGTCACGGAGAACGGCATCGTGGTGATCGCCAAGGGCGACGGCGTGCTGCCGATCTCGTAG
- a CDS encoding type II secretion system protein GspD, whose product MANPTRSSTPTPPRGRRVTRRLSVRIGTLCALVAIAASILGGPAFGQSTLQLSPPGQPALDLPGASPQSPSPQSPSPTAINVVQRLLELGGVGAPDQLPAPGPTGPNSANARTPSDQSEAVPTTPPNNDVKLSEQDGMISLVMRNGSLRHAVALVAETQGLNLVFAGSSDTAVTASFDRTPWRDVLDTLITTSGHAWMSRGDILIVTSMEDAAQIAPHAEGRQVIVYELDYIRATDVETAVSGLLSPAGSSWITQSMPDDNRASRESIAVVDYAGNHQRIAEYLSQADVPPRQVMLEVQILEVELSEDDKHGVNFQNMASWASANVTAGTTGLMTESASSASPINSTSNPTFFVDINGAGLDAIITAIKQTADTKTLASPRLHALSGQEERIHIGQRLGYNLTGQAINGTTQPNTEFLEVGVTLTVTPRITQDGQVMMRVKPEVSTGAINLLTNAPDEDTTEVETDLLVSDGQGVLIGGLIQETDENRQSKVPWLGDMPYVGGLFQRRETVLRRREIIVSLVPHILPMPAHIQQRYDFDVMRSREPLTQGAICKYPRPYEPSMPDRARHWRRDGEIKLASRQELTRLPPVACSESYEPPVFDEPQRLPEMAPPASFSPSLETPAMFQPSNERATLPSVR is encoded by the coding sequence TTGGCCAATCCCACCCGATCGAGCACGCCGACGCCCCCCCGAGGGCGCCGTGTCACACGCCGCTTAAGCGTGCGGATCGGGACGCTGTGCGCGCTGGTGGCGATCGCGGCGAGCATTCTCGGCGGGCCGGCGTTCGGCCAATCGACCCTTCAGCTCAGCCCCCCGGGCCAACCCGCGCTGGACCTACCCGGGGCCAGCCCCCAGAGCCCGAGTCCCCAGAGCCCGAGCCCCACGGCCATCAACGTGGTCCAGCGGCTGCTCGAGCTCGGCGGCGTTGGCGCTCCTGACCAGCTGCCCGCGCCGGGCCCCACCGGGCCGAACTCGGCCAACGCCCGCACGCCCTCGGACCAGAGCGAAGCGGTCCCCACCACGCCGCCGAACAACGATGTGAAGCTCAGCGAGCAAGACGGCATGATCTCGCTCGTGATGCGCAACGGCTCGCTCCGTCACGCCGTGGCCCTGGTGGCCGAGACGCAGGGGCTCAACCTCGTGTTCGCGGGATCCTCGGACACGGCCGTGACCGCCTCGTTCGATCGCACGCCGTGGCGTGACGTGCTCGACACGCTGATCACCACTTCGGGCCACGCCTGGATGAGCCGCGGCGATATCCTGATCGTCACCTCGATGGAAGACGCCGCCCAGATCGCCCCCCACGCCGAGGGCCGGCAGGTGATCGTCTACGAGCTCGACTACATCCGCGCGACCGACGTGGAGACCGCTGTCAGCGGGTTGCTCTCGCCGGCCGGCAGCTCGTGGATCACCCAAAGCATGCCGGACGACAACCGCGCGAGCCGCGAATCGATCGCCGTGGTCGACTACGCCGGCAATCACCAGCGGATCGCCGAGTACTTGTCGCAGGCCGATGTGCCGCCGCGCCAAGTGATGCTCGAGGTGCAAATCCTCGAGGTCGAACTCTCGGAAGACGACAAGCACGGCGTGAACTTCCAGAACATGGCGAGCTGGGCGTCGGCCAACGTGACGGCGGGGACCACCGGCCTGATGACCGAGTCCGCCTCGTCGGCCAGCCCGATCAATTCCACCTCGAACCCGACGTTCTTCGTTGATATCAACGGCGCCGGCCTGGACGCGATCATCACGGCGATCAAGCAGACGGCCGACACCAAAACGCTCGCCTCGCCGAGGCTGCACGCCCTGAGCGGTCAGGAAGAGCGGATCCACATCGGCCAGCGGCTCGGCTACAACCTGACCGGCCAAGCGATCAACGGCACGACCCAGCCGAACACCGAGTTCTTGGAGGTCGGCGTCACGCTCACCGTCACCCCTCGCATCACGCAGGACGGCCAGGTCATGATGCGAGTGAAGCCCGAGGTCTCGACCGGCGCGATCAACCTGCTGACCAACGCCCCCGACGAGGACACGACGGAAGTCGAAACCGACCTGCTCGTCAGTGACGGCCAGGGGGTCCTCATCGGCGGTCTGATCCAAGAAACCGACGAGAACCGCCAGTCGAAGGTGCCGTGGCTGGGCGACATGCCCTACGTCGGCGGCCTGTTCCAGCGACGCGAGACCGTGCTCCGGCGCCGCGAGATCATCGTCTCGCTCGTGCCGCACATCTTGCCGATGCCGGCTCACATCCAGCAACGCTACGACTTCGACGTGATGCGATCGCGCGAGCCGCTCACGCAGGGCGCCATCTGCAAGTACCCGCGGCCGTACGAGCCGAGCATGCCGGACCGAGCGCGCCACTGGCGCCGCGACGGCGAGATCAAGCTCGCCAGCCGGCAAGAGCTCACACGCTTGCCGCCGGTCGCGTGCAGCGAGTCGTACGAGCCGCCCGTTTTCGACGAGCCACAGCGGCTGCCCGAGATGGCCCCCCCCGCCTCGTTCTCTCCCTCGCTCGAGACGCCGGCGATGTTCCAGCCGAGCAACGAGCGAGCGACGCTCCCCAGCGTCCGTTAG
- a CDS encoding glycosyltransferase, producing the protein MPKVLHVVTRLAYSGATTQLERQTEALAAAGWESRVVALRGLGPVADRLASRGVAVELAGQRFGSDPIAYTRLLLSTRCGRPDAVVTWDLDAGRYGLRAARGAGVRRVVHCARGGPGRASWRRARTAARIAGAADAVVTPEEAVVAAWRELSSEPSRVVLHADTVAAPGATVEQKRTRRNAFAEELGAPAETKWIAAVGPLKPGKRLKELLWAIDLLRLTSEVRLLVVGAGPQLGALRRFAHQLRVADEIVFVGPRDDWPALLSACDMLWCARRRAQPTPVLESLAAGTPVVASPGSNALISAAEQPPPPGLVRVAPDDRTARCKATLRLWEHPPEAIAAPSGGEPVAALQSLAELLSASRPRGAQLAVS; encoded by the coding sequence ATGCCCAAAGTGCTCCACGTCGTTACGCGATTGGCGTACAGCGGCGCGACGACCCAACTCGAACGGCAAACGGAAGCGCTCGCCGCGGCCGGTTGGGAGTCGCGTGTCGTGGCGCTGCGTGGGTTGGGACCGGTCGCCGATCGGCTTGCTAGCCGTGGCGTCGCCGTGGAGCTGGCTGGCCAGCGGTTCGGGTCGGACCCGATCGCCTACACCCGGTTGCTCCTGTCAACGCGCTGCGGGCGGCCCGACGCGGTGGTTACCTGGGACCTCGACGCCGGACGCTACGGCCTGCGAGCCGCACGCGGGGCGGGAGTGCGTCGGGTTGTCCATTGCGCACGCGGCGGCCCCGGCCGAGCCTCGTGGCGTCGAGCCCGCACAGCCGCGCGGATAGCCGGGGCGGCCGACGCCGTCGTGACGCCCGAGGAGGCTGTCGTCGCCGCCTGGCGGGAGCTCTCTTCCGAGCCGTCGCGGGTCGTTCTGCACGCCGACACCGTGGCGGCGCCGGGCGCCACGGTCGAGCAGAAGCGAACACGACGCAACGCGTTCGCCGAAGAGTTGGGCGCGCCCGCCGAGACGAAATGGATCGCCGCGGTCGGACCGTTGAAACCGGGCAAGCGGCTCAAGGAGCTGCTGTGGGCGATCGACCTGCTGCGGCTCACCAGCGAGGTGCGGCTGCTGGTCGTTGGCGCCGGGCCGCAGCTCGGCGCGTTGCGGCGTTTCGCCCATCAGCTGCGCGTGGCCGACGAAATAGTGTTCGTCGGTCCGCGCGACGACTGGCCCGCCCTGCTCAGCGCTTGCGACATGCTGTGGTGCGCCCGGCGCCGGGCGCAGCCCACGCCCGTGCTCGAGTCGCTCGCTGCCGGGACTCCCGTCGTGGCGAGCCCCGGATCGAACGCCCTAATCAGCGCGGCCGAGCAGCCGCCGCCGCCGGGGCTCGTGCGGGTCGCGCCCGACGACCGCACCGCGCGCTGCAAGGCGACGCTGCGGTTGTGGGAGCACCCCCCCGAGGCGATCGCGGCGCCGTCGGGCGGAGAGCCTGTTGCGGCGCTCCAATCGCTGGCCGAGCTGCTCTCGGCGAGTCGGCCCCGCGGGGCTCAGCTCGCCGTTTCGTAG